A stretch of the Sulfurihydrogenibium sp. genome encodes the following:
- the trxA gene encoding thioredoxin encodes MIIDVNSENFSEILEKSYDNVVVIDFWAPWCGPCRALKPILEKLSGEFGFILAKVNTDENPDIAQEFGVHGIPDVRIIKDGKVVDKFVGALPESQVRKIISKYVKSPADKVIEEANMLILAGNREGAYDLYKRAISEYPDNKKLILEAAKFFIKLNKLEDAENLLNKIKEYDKEYFTQAQALKEFIELKKECENTNLQTELDKMFAQASCYAVEENYEEALKLFLEIVKKDRNYKNDGARKAMVSIFTLLGESNPLTKEYRKKLAMWLY; translated from the coding sequence GACGTAAACTCTGAAAATTTCTCAGAAATATTAGAAAAATCTTATGATAATGTTGTGGTTATAGACTTTTGGGCGCCTTGGTGTGGTCCATGCAGAGCTTTAAAACCAATCTTAGAAAAACTTTCAGGAGAGTTTGGCTTTATTTTAGCAAAAGTTAATACAGATGAAAATCCGGATATTGCACAAGAGTTTGGAGTTCATGGAATACCGGATGTTAGAATAATAAAAGATGGAAAAGTAGTTGATAAATTCGTTGGAGCATTGCCGGAGAGTCAAGTAAGAAAAATAATCAGTAAATATGTTAAATCACCAGCAGATAAAGTTATTGAAGAAGCAAACATGCTTATTTTGGCAGGCAACAGAGAAGGAGCGTATGATTTATACAAAAGAGCAATTTCTGAATATCCAGATAACAAAAAGTTAATCCTTGAAGCAGCAAAATTCTTTATTAAACTAAACAAGCTTGAAGATGCAGAAAATTTATTAAACAAAATAAAAGAGTATGACAAAGAGTACTTTACACAAGCTCAAGCATTAAAGGAATTTATAGAACTTAAAAAAGAATGTGAAAATACAAATTTACAAACAGAACTTGATAAAATGTTTGCCCAAGCATCATGCTATGCAGTTGAAGAAAATTATGAAGAAGCATTAAAATTATTTTTAGAAATAGTTAAGAAAGATAGAAATTATAAAAACGATGGTGCAAGAAAAGCTATGGTTTCTATATTCACACTACTTGGAGAATCTAACCCACTTACAAAAGAGTACAGAAAAAAACTTGCAATGTGGCTATATTAA